A genomic window from Salvia hispanica cultivar TCC Black 2014 chromosome 5, UniMelb_Shisp_WGS_1.0, whole genome shotgun sequence includes:
- the LOC125186756 gene encoding 40S ribosomal protein S25, whose translation MAPKKDKAPPPSSKPAKSGGGKQKKKKWSKGKQKEKVNNMVLFDKATYDKLLTEAPKYKLITPSVLSDRLRISGSLARKAIRELMARGLIRMVSAHASQQIYTRATNT comes from the exons ATG GCGCCGAAGAAGGATAAGGCTCCTCCACCATCGTCGAAGCCGGCGAAATCCGGAGGCGGAaagcagaagaagaag AAGTGGAGCAAGGGTAAGCAAAAGGAGAAGGTGAACAACATGGTGCTGTTCGATAAGGCGACCTACGACAAATTGCTGACTGAGGCACCCAAGTACAAGCTTATCACTCCCTCCGTTCTCTCCGATCGTCTCAGG ATCAGTGGATCGCTGGCGAGGAAAGCAATCAGGGAATTGATGGCTAGAGGTTTGATCAGAATGGTTTCAGCTCATGCAAGCCAGCAGATATACACCAGGGCTACGAACACCTAA